CCTCGAAGGTAGCGCACAGGATCTTTCCGCCTCGGTTGGCCTTACGAAAGTAGAGAGGCGGATGCGGTGTGACAGCGACAGCCTCGACTTCGGCGACATCCTTGAGCCGCTGTATCAGCCAGGATTTTTGGGTTTCCTCAGTGATCAGCGGAACACGGCAGGTATCGCGTGTCTTCCGTGGTTTGGTGTCTGCCTGTCGATCTTTGATGGTCTTGATCGGGTTCGCCGTCAGGATAAAGGCGAGCCGTTGGCCTTGCGAGGGTTGCGGGTTGATCTCTCGGCTACCGATGAGGTTCAGGGTGGCCTCGGGTTGTGGCATACACCTGGATTGAATCAGAACCTGGGCCGGTCGGCCGGGCCGATGGTCCTCCACCCGGAACAGGAATCCCCGACGCGGCTGATCCGGCGTTCGGCGTGATTCCGCCGCTTCGCCGGGAAAGAGTCGCCATATGGCGCGGTGCATGTCATAGGGGTTGCGGGCCTCGGACCAAGGAATCTCAGCGCGACTCAGGATCATGAAGATTCCTCCTCGCGATGCAGATAGAGGCGGCGAGTAGCAAATTGGCGATGGCGACCGTAGCGGGGAACGTCGCGAATCCAGGTTGGTTGATCCGAGACGAGTTCGTCTTCGCTGTAGATGAGTCCGCCATGGGGCGGAAACTGCGCTAATGCCGCTTTCGCGTCATCGGCTTCAATGCAATCCGGGCGTTCGAGCAGGGGGCGGCCCAGGGGGCAGGAGCGTCGTCCCAAAACGGGCGTGAAGCGCGGTTGCCGCAGAGATTCGGCGATCCGCGCCAGACTGAAACTTGCGTCTGGTCTGGAGCCGATAGCCACGGCGAAGGCGGCATCGAATAGATATTCCCTATGCGACTGGATCGGGAATTTATTCGTCGATCCGTCGACCTTCCGGGCATCGAGCACGGTGTGATAGTCAGACAGCTTGGTATGGCGCTTGGGCATCAGGCGATCGACGCCGGGACGCGGAGCGCCCGTGTCGAGGCGGACTGTGAATGCGACGCTCTCGGCGAGTGCATCGAGACTCGGGGTGTCGGATCGGTCCAGCCCGAGACAGGCGCCCAGGAGTCCAAGCAGACCGCTACGGGTTGGAAACGGGTTGCTGGGACGATAGTCCTCGAAGGTGTGTGTGCCCCAAGCCTGCATGGGGCCATCGAGTCGAAGGATCAGGTAGCTCGGCATGTCGGTACGCCTCACGCCCGACCATCGTTGGCAAGCCACTGTTCGAGGTCTGCGATCGAGGTCAGAACCTCTTGATCACCCAGCTTGATTCCTCCCCGGAGTGCAAAGGCGCGCGCCTGTTCGTCGAGTCCGTAGGCGCTGTTGACCCGTGACCAATAGTCGGCGAGCGCGGTGATGGATGGCTGGAGAAAACCTCCAATCTTGCGCTCACGTTCGATGGGTTCCTCGAAGGCGTTGGCAAGAGAGACGGGCTGATCGGCGAGGCTGACGATCACGAAGTCAGCCAGGTTGTGTGCCGCGAATGACTGCTGCTTGGCGGAAGGCACCACGGTGGCCAGCAGATGCAAGACATGGCGAGCGATATCGAGCGCGCGCGCGCGCGACTCCGTCGTTTGCTCGGCATTTATGTTGGCCAGCAAGCCAAGATTAAACTGAAGCTGACGCAGATTGAGGCTGGCATAGCGGTAGAAGACGCCCGCCGAGAATTGCTGGGTATTCAGGTGTCCGGCGCCGGTTTCGCCGGCATCCAGGGTCAGATCGTCGACAGCAGTGAACCAGTCGATGTCCTGAGGCTCCACCGTGTGGGTCGTGATGGCGTGAGCAACAGCGAGCGCCCCATCGACCGGATAGATGAGTTCGGAATTGGCCATGCGTCCGGAGAGCGCGACATCCAGGTCGATGCGGGTGCGTTGCTCGCGCTCCAGACGCTGGATTTCGGCCTTCATGTACTCGATACGGCCTTTCTCCGGTTTGCCGGCGGCTTCGAGCAGGATCTGTTTGATTCCCTCGATTTCAGCGCAACTGAATGGAATGATCTGGGTTTCGATATGATCGCTTTTCTTGTCGCGTTCATACTTACCAATCTCGTCGATCTTGGTCTTTCCCTCGAAAATAGCCGCCGCATACAGCGCGCACTTCTCGATGGCCGTGGTCTGCTCAGCCGATTCGGCCGATGCGCTCAACTCGTCGGCCATTTTATCGAACAGCCGGCGCGTGCGCTGCGACTTACTAATAAAGTACCTGGCGTAATAGTCGCTATATCTGATCGCGCGCTTGAGTGATTGACTGGAAATGCGCACCCGAGTCTTACCGCCGAAGATGGCGGTTTTCTGCATGTTCATGTCGTCCCGGTTGAGGCAGGACGGACTGTGTGAAATGAGGACGTGGAAATTGACGAAATTCCTGGTGTTCATTCACTTGTCTCCCTGGTCGATCTTGTGGAGGGCGATGTAGTAGCCTTCGACGAGGCGGCGTTTGCTGGATCCTGTCTTTTTACTGCCCCAGTACCAAAGGAGCGGAGCCAGATCTAGCCAGCCGACGGCTGGATGCAGTTGCATCACGAGCCGTCTCAAGGCGATGAGATCGTCCGGCGGATTGGCGCGGGCAATTTGCATGATCCGCTCTTCGGAAATGCTGTTGGCGCATAGAGTCATGAAGCCGGTGTTGCTGTTCAGTTCTGGGCACCAGGGCAGAAAAAACGCGAGCAGTGTTTCCTGATTCGAAGGTCTGCTTCCTGGAAACAGATGGTAGAGTCCAGGCAGATCCCTCAAGTCGTCCGGCTCGGCGGCTCGGCGCAGTCCGGCCTTCGCTCCGTTGGGTAGCCGTTCGAAGCGAGCATGGTATTCGGCGAAATCCGGCGCTTCGGTGCTCATTGGCTCTCCTTGAGTTTCTTGAGATCAGCATTCAGGCTGCGGCGTGCCCAAGCGATGATTGGGATCAACTCAGGTTTCATTGTGTAAGGTTCGGTCATAGCATCGAAGATATCGCGGCAGTCAGCAGCAAGCGCATCGATATAAGCCGCGCGATTCTCTTTCCATTGCATGAACGTAGTCGGTCTGGACAAAGTTTCAATGATTTTGCCTTCGGTCCGAGAGTAGAAGATTCGTTCTCCGACGTCCTGTATAGGAGATCCAATTCCTGGAAGCATTTTTTCTTATGCCCTTTGGACGCGAAAGAGAGCTTGTCCTTTAGACTCTCTTTGGCTTTTATGCCCAGCGCTACCAAATCTTTTAATCGACTGCCGTCTTCTTCGCTCCAGCCCGCTGCCAGAGAAAGCATCTCATGACGGCGCTCTGTGACCGATGCTTTGTTATTGCGGTAGCCGCCTATGATCAAAGTAAGTGGTTGGGGCTTTTCGAGCGCTGTTACTGCCATTGATTTAGCTTGAGCGACCGGAGTCGCTGGCCGACTGCCTTCTCCTTTCGGGCCATTGATGCGTAGGACCATCTCTGTGAGGCGTGTCCAGGCCGGAGCCTCTGTGGTGAAGGAGGCAAATTTCATCTCCAACGCACCCTTCTTGAGGCTCGACTGGAGTACGCCATGCGGATGCGGCCAAGTGCCTTCCAGCGTGAAGTTGAATTTCTCCTTCCGAAAGCCTGTGTAGAGCGGGCCAGCCTCAATGCCGAGCAGGTCGCAAGGTCCGGATTCGCGGCTACCAACCAGCTCGACATGGGCCGGCTGCCAGAACAGTCCGCGAGCGAGTCCGATTTGGTGAGCATGGATCGTCTCTTTTGACCGAATCGGTTCGATCCAGGTCGGCAGATCCTGACTCAGGTCGTGCTGCCAATCCGGGAAATCCGTGCGGATGAACTCCGGGGTCAGCACATTGCACCAGATCCGTTTGCGCAGATTGCGGCCATCGACGAGTGTCGTGATAGGAGCGATACCACGCAGACTGCCCTTAAAACCGCCGCCGAAGCTGGGGCAATTGGTCGCTTGATGGAAGAGCGCGATGGCGGCAACCGGCGCTGAAAGCACCGAGACCTCACCAGGCGCGTTGAAAAAGGCATGATTGGTCCCCTCCGGCAGGCCGATCAGGAGTTTTTGGATGGGCGTGACGTCTTTGGCAACGACTCCGCGTGTTTGCATGAAAGGCTGCGTCGGGTGATCCAGGTCGAACCATTCCAGGCAGGGCGAAATGCCCTCGGTGAATTCGTCTGGTGTGAGCGGTATATCGATGCGGTCCAGCAGGACATCATCCTCCGGGGGCAGGAACATGATCTGCGTCATGCAGATCAGGAGTTGCAGACAGGCCAGTTCCAGGTCGTCTCGGGGAAGACTGATCTGCCAGTCTTCGTCTTCGCAGAGCAGTTCCTGATAGGTGAGCAACCGAAACGTGCCACTTCCGCCGTGGGCTCGCACCGGGATCCAGGGTGTCTTCAACAGATCCATAATCCTCATCCTGAACACGACTGGCGCCGCAGTTGGTGCAGACGCCTTGGTTTTTCTAGAGTCGAAGCAGGAACAGTGTTGCTATAAAGAACAGGAAAATCAGCAACATCAGCATCGCAATCAGTTTGAGTGCGACTATCCCATCCGGGCCCAGTTTGCCGAGTTCGACCACCAGATCTTTCAAGGCTTTGATCGTCTCAAACATTCTGAGCTCCACCAAATCGAGTACGAATGTCGCTGAGTATAGTCGGCGCGTTTCAACTTGCAAGAGTTAAAGTGTTAATCTCATCGTGTGCTATTCTTTGACAGAATTCCCGGCTTAGCTTGGGATGACCCAAGTTACAGTGTCCTGTGACATCGAAATTGGGTTCGTTCCCCGCATTAGCGGGGTGCCTCCGTCGGCGGGTCCATGAGGCCCGCCGTTTCTGCTTTGGCCAAGCCAAGCTCAGTCGTGTAGCAGACTCCTCCATCAAGGCTACTCCAGCGTTGTTGGCCGTCGTCATGCATCTTGAGCCGAATGCGGCCATCCTCATCGCGGACGTGGCCCGCAAGCTGCCTGTCGCCCCAACTGTGCGGTGCGGGAACCGTGTTCAACATGAGCGTTTCAGCTTGGGTGTATTCGTCCATCTGGTCAGGATCTTCGCCGTCCAGCAGGCGACCATCCTCTCGAGTCAGCAGAACGGATAAGCTCATTTCGCCATCTCGTGTGAGCGAGGTCAGGCGCTCTTCGTCGTCGCGAAATTTGCTCAGGTTCATGGTCGTGAGACGATGTGCTTTCTTTTCTGCCTCGCTTTGGTCGTCCCGCCACGCCAGATGTTTGCCATAGACGGTCCCAGGCTCATCATCCCAGGGAGCTTCTCCATAGACAGGCTCGATCCATTCCCGATAGGCTGCTGGAAAATGGATCTGCTTGTGCCGGGCCAGCAGGAACTCGGTTCGCCACAGCAGGCGTGCATCGCCGTAGATCAGTTCATGCAGACCGTAATCGTCCGTTTCGACCGACAGGACGGTGCAGGTGGGAACCTGGAAATCATCGGGACGTTTGCGCGAGTGTCTGTGCAAGCGTCCGAGACGCTGGAATAGGAGGTCGACCGGGCAGAGCTGAGTGATGAGCCAATCGAAGTCCAGATCGAGGCTCTGCTCGATGACCTGGGTCGCGACCAGGATGCGTCCTTGAGTCCGTTCGGCGTCACGTCCGTAGTGCTCGATCACCCGCTGCTCGATACGCTGTCGGTCCTGGAGCCTGAAGCGGGCATGGAAGAGATCGACGGGCACCTGGGCATTCTTGTGGAGCTGAATCCAGAGTTGCTGAGCATCGTCGACCGTGTTCATCACGATGCCAACCAGGGCACCGGATTCGGCTGCGTCGATGATACGTTGGATGAGCGGCTCGTCGGGGCAAGCACCGCCCAGTTTGGAGAGGCTGACTTCGATGGTGCGTTGGGCCGGGCGCTCGGTGTCCGGCAAGCTCAAGGGTGAGTCGGATTCGGATAGCGCGGCCGTATTCCAGATGGCCGGATAATTGGCGACATCCGCGACTGGTTCGTGCCCCCATGATTCCAAAAGCTTGCCGCGAATGCTGGCGGGCAAGGTCGCCGACAGCAGGATGGCGCTTCCCCCAACCGCCTTCTGGCGCTTGAGCACCTCGATCAGCAGCCCATTCATGTAGGCATCATAGGCATGCACCTCGTCGACGATCAGAACGGAGCGGTGCAGCCCGAAAGCCCGGACGAAATTGTGTCTGACCGGCAGGACGGACAGCAAGACCTGATCGACCGTGCAGACGCCGATCTGTCCCAGGAAGACACGCTTGCGGCTGCTGGCCAGCCAGGCGGCACACTGGACGCCGGCCTCGGTCTCGCCCTGAGCCGTGCGTTTGGATCCGGCCTCGATAAGCCGTTGGTACGCCTGATTCAGCCGACTATGCCCATGAGCCAGAACCAGATTCGCGCGACCAAAGGCGCTCTTGGAGAAGGTTTCACAACGTCCAAGCATCGCGTTTGCCGTGGCCTGAGTGGGAAGCGCGAAGACGATCGACTCGGCCAGTCCGGCATCGATCAGGCGCCAGGCGTAGGCCAATGCCGCTTCGGTCTTGCCGCTGCCCGTGGGAGCTTCAACGATCGTCAGTCCTGGAACAAGCGGCAGATCGTCGATCATGACCTGAGTGCCGCGCGGATGCTCGTCGGTTTTGAGCAGAGCCGGGATTCCCTGATAGGCCAGCGGCGTGGCGATCAGCCCGAAGTGCCTCAAGATATCGTCGCGTCTGATCT
The sequence above is drawn from the Allochromatium vinosum DSM 180 genome and encodes:
- the casA gene encoding type I-E CRISPR-associated protein Cse1/CasA, producing the protein MDLLKTPWIPVRAHGGSGTFRLLTYQELLCEDEDWQISLPRDDLELACLQLLICMTQIMFLPPEDDVLLDRIDIPLTPDEFTEGISPCLEWFDLDHPTQPFMQTRGVVAKDVTPIQKLLIGLPEGTNHAFFNAPGEVSVLSAPVAAIALFHQATNCPSFGGGFKGSLRGIAPITTLVDGRNLRKRIWCNVLTPEFIRTDFPDWQHDLSQDLPTWIEPIRSKETIHAHQIGLARGLFWQPAHVELVGSRESGPCDLLGIEAGPLYTGFRKEKFNFTLEGTWPHPHGVLQSSLKKGALEMKFASFTTEAPAWTRLTEMVLRINGPKGEGSRPATPVAQAKSMAVTALEKPQPLTLIIGGYRNNKASVTERRHEMLSLAAGWSEEDGSRLKDLVALGIKAKESLKDKLSFASKGHKKKCFQELDLLYRTSENESSTLGPKAKSLKLCPDRLRSCNGKRIARLISMRLLLTAAISSML
- the casB gene encoding type I-E CRISPR-associated protein Cse2/CasB; this encodes MSTEAPDFAEYHARFERLPNGAKAGLRRAAEPDDLRDLPGLYHLFPGSRPSNQETLLAFFLPWCPELNSNTGFMTLCANSISEERIMQIARANPPDDLIALRRLVMQLHPAVGWLDLAPLLWYWGSKKTGSSKRRLVEGYYIALHKIDQGDK
- the cas7e gene encoding type I-E CRISPR-associated protein Cas7/Cse4/CasC yields the protein MNTRNFVNFHVLISHSPSCLNRDDMNMQKTAIFGGKTRVRISSQSLKRAIRYSDYYARYFISKSQRTRRLFDKMADELSASAESAEQTTAIEKCALYAAAIFEGKTKIDEIGKYERDKKSDHIETQIIPFSCAEIEGIKQILLEAAGKPEKGRIEYMKAEIQRLEREQRTRIDLDVALSGRMANSELIYPVDGALAVAHAITTHTVEPQDIDWFTAVDDLTLDAGETGAGHLNTQQFSAGVFYRYASLNLRQLQFNLGLLANINAEQTTESRARALDIARHVLHLLATVVPSAKQQSFAAHNLADFVIVSLADQPVSLANAFEEPIERERKIGGFLQPSITALADYWSRVNSAYGLDEQARAFALRGGIKLGDQEVLTSIADLEQWLANDGRA
- the cas3 gene encoding CRISPR-associated helicase/endonuclease Cas3 gives rise to the protein MLSKDYWRYWAKADTGVEGANKWHPFAYHSLDAAVIAATFWRDSSAVRRTLMAAFDVEEAEIQRLLAWILFFVALHDIGKLHALFQIKAPHILPQIWPDLASTKLIDTSGGHYDHGREGYRLSMAELRGWFKPASRHALKAWSSWLAAVTGHHGEIPDNDDPLPAYAEATILEQDANARRAWIQEAADLFLHPAGLSLEDPPPPCVTEARNLLAGFCSLCDWIGSNVDVFAYAPPALSPNDYLHSRLEQIRRDDILRHFGLIATPLAYQGIPALLKTDEHPRGTQVMIDDLPLVPGLTIVEAPTGSGKTEAALAYAWRLIDAGLAESIVFALPTQATANAMLGRCETFSKSAFGRANLVLAHGHSRLNQAYQRLIEAGSKRTAQGETEAGVQCAAWLASSRKRVFLGQIGVCTVDQVLLSVLPVRHNFVRAFGLHRSVLIVDEVHAYDAYMNGLLIEVLKRQKAVGGSAILLSATLPASIRGKLLESWGHEPVADVANYPAIWNTAALSESDSPLSLPDTERPAQRTIEVSLSKLGGACPDEPLIQRIIDAAESGALVGIVMNTVDDAQQLWIQLHKNAQVPVDLFHARFRLQDRQRIEQRVIEHYGRDAERTQGRILVATQVIEQSLDLDFDWLITQLCPVDLLFQRLGRLHRHSRKRPDDFQVPTCTVLSVETDDYGLHELIYGDARLLWRTEFLLARHKQIHFPAAYREWIEPVYGEAPWDDEPGTVYGKHLAWRDDQSEAEKKAHRLTTMNLSKFRDDEERLTSLTRDGEMSLSVLLTREDGRLLDGEDPDQMDEYTQAETLMLNTVPAPHSWGDRQLAGHVRDEDGRIRLKMHDDGQQRWSSLDGGVCYTTELGLAKAETAGLMDPPTEAPR
- the cas5e gene encoding type I-E CRISPR-associated protein Cas5/CasD → MPSYLILRLDGPMQAWGTHTFEDYRPSNPFPTRSGLLGLLGACLGLDRSDTPSLDALAESVAFTVRLDTGAPRPGVDRLMPKRHTKLSDYHTVLDARKVDGSTNKFPIQSHREYLFDAAFAVAIGSRPDASFSLARIAESLRQPRFTPVLGRRSCPLGRPLLERPDCIEADDAKAALAQFPPHGGLIYSEDELVSDQPTWIRDVPRYGRHRQFATRRLYLHREEESS
- the cas6e gene encoding type I-E CRISPR-associated protein Cas6/Cse3/CasE, coding for MILSRAEIPWSEARNPYDMHRAIWRLFPGEAAESRRTPDQPRRGFLFRVEDHRPGRPAQVLIQSRCMPQPEATLNLIGSREINPQPSQGQRLAFILTANPIKTIKDRQADTKPRKTRDTCRVPLITEETQKSWLIQRLKDVAEVEAVAVTPHPPLYFRKANRGGKILCATFEGLLTVLDPNALVALLENGLGPAKAFGCGLLLVRRATS